Within the Enterococcus hirae ATCC 9790 genome, the region CTTAGGCGAACTTTATTATGGATGAAAAAACATTTCAACGAATCAAAGAGTTAACAGAACTTCAAGGAACAAGTGGTTTTGAACAAGACATTCGTGCGTATATGGAAGCGCACATGGAACCCTTAGTGGACGAATTACAACTAGATGGTTTAGGTGGAATCTTTGGCTTACGCCAACATGAAGAGGCAGATGCCCCACGTGTGATGGTTGCGGCTCATATGGATGAAGTAGGATTTATGCTAACCCAAATCCAGGACAACGGTTTATTCAAAGTTGTACCTTTAGGTGGCTGGAATCCGTATGTGGTTTCTGCTCAACGCTACACATTGAAGACTTCTTCTGGCAAAAATTACCCATGTATTTCTTCTTCTGTTCCACCACATTTATTACGTGGAACAAGCGGCCAAAAATCAGTGGAAGTGACAGATATCTTATTTGATGCTGGTTTTGAATCACGTGAAGAAGCAATGAGCTTTGGCGTATTGCCAGGCGATACGATCGTACCATTCGCTGAAACCATCAAAACGGCTAATGGCAAAAATATCATCAGTAAATCATGGGATAACCGCTATGGTTGTACAATGGTGTTAGAAGCGTTAGAAGCGCTGCAAAATGAAAAACTAGGTCATACATTGATCGCAGGAGCAAATGTGCAAGAAGAAGTTGGCTTACGTGGATCAAAAGCTTCTGTCAACAAATTCAAACCTGATTTATTCTTTGCAGTCGATTGCTCAGCAGCAGACGATACGGTAACGAAAAAAGGGACATTCGGACATCTAGGTGAAGGAACGTTGATGCGTATCCAAGACCCAGGATTGATCATGTTACCACGCTTGCGTGAATACTTATTAGACGTGGCTGAAACAAACAACATTCCTTACCAATACTTTGTCTCAAAAGGCGGCACAGATGCAGGTGCGGCACATACACAAAACGAAGGAATCCCAAGT harbors:
- the pepA gene encoding glutamyl aminopeptidase encodes the protein MDEKTFQRIKELTELQGTSGFEQDIRAYMEAHMEPLVDELQLDGLGGIFGLRQHEEADAPRVMVAAHMDEVGFMLTQIQDNGLFKVVPLGGWNPYVVSAQRYTLKTSSGKNYPCISSSVPPHLLRGTSGQKSVEVTDILFDAGFESREEAMSFGVLPGDTIVPFAETIKTANGKNIISKSWDNRYGCTMVLEALEALQNEKLGHTLIAGANVQEEVGLRGSKASVNKFKPDLFFAVDCSAADDTVTKKGTFGHLGEGTLMRIQDPGLIMLPRLREYLLDVAETNNIPYQYFVSKGGTDAGAAHTQNEGIPSTVIGVVGRYIHTHQTMFSIRDFEAAREMLIQTLKGLDKSTVNTIVYGK